A region from the Planctomycetota bacterium genome encodes:
- a CDS encoding FHA domain-containing protein yields MANITLRVLDGADRGRVFANLPTPVTIGREEGNSVQLNDERISRFHLKIQEDQDKIVLTDLESTNGTKVNGENIQLRILRFGDIVHLGRSVLLFGSREEIADRLARLRGEQRVSGEGSPTSNPSLDFELNWTEHPNPHTTFQSIEPPELPQRMSPGQAAQLSELLEYLHIKLRDLISSGHPDPDESGRMSIEDRPWQAVADLQAQVVRYLRAIGEPPEE; encoded by the coding sequence ATGGCCAACATCACGCTCAGAGTGCTCGACGGCGCGGATCGCGGCCGCGTCTTTGCCAACCTGCCGACGCCGGTCACCATTGGCCGCGAGGAAGGGAACTCCGTCCAGTTGAACGACGAGCGGATCAGCCGCTTTCATCTCAAGATCCAGGAAGATCAAGACAAGATCGTCCTGACCGACCTGGAAAGCACCAACGGCACCAAGGTCAACGGCGAGAACATCCAACTGCGCATCCTGCGGTTTGGCGACATTGTCCACTTAGGGCGCAGCGTCTTGCTGTTCGGCTCGCGCGAAGAAATTGCCGATCGTCTGGCGCGGCTGCGCGGCGAACAGCGTGTCAGCGGCGAAGGTTCGCCGACGTCGAACCCGAGCCTGGACTTCGAGCTGAACTGGACCGAGCATCCGAACCCGCACACGACGTTCCAGTCCATTGAGCCGCCCGAGTTGCCCCAGCGAATGAGCCCGGGTCAAGCGGCCCAGCTTTCCGAGCTGCTCGAGTATCTGCACATCAAGCTCCGCGACCTGATCTCGTCGGGACATCCCGATCCGGACGAGAGCGGCCGGATGTCGATCGAAGACCGCCCCTGGCAAGCGGTGGCGGATTTGCAAGCGCAAGTGGTCCGCTACCTGCGCGCCATCGGCGAACCGCCGGAAGAGTGA